One window from the genome of Hydra vulgaris chromosome 02, alternate assembly HydraT2T_AEP encodes:
- the LOC136076014 gene encoding piggyBac transposable element-derived protein 3-like has product MNKNKKLNIEDALAFILDGESDFEDLSESDSEFESDVSTAVVSNTKVVHDDNNDNIIFPISESLTQESSTRDDMLYSNSSAPLPKKSKIVNNKKQKKASLPLWKKVTLDNDLIGDIAFQEVPIEPIPDETTTPYEYFKMFVDDNLIDIIAEQSSLYSCQSSGTNISVTSNEIESFIGVFFRMGLVKLPSVRSYWETFMNYDGVSSILSRNRFLSILRYLHFVDNLNVTDEVKKNDRAWKLRPWLEKLRENFLKVSHEENQSVDEIMVPFKGRSFLKQYLPKKPNKWGFKLWARCGVSGYLYDFDLYQGKEIKKKDEVSPHGVGASVVIKMTSTLPENHNFKIFADNYFSSLPLLDELKKRRIWYVGTARLKRLNKCPFTSEKELKNQGRGSFDYRTDIKSNLI; this is encoded by the coding sequence atgaataaaaataaaaaattaaatattgaagaTGCTCTCGCATTTATTCTTGATGGTGAAAGTGATTTTGAGGATCTTAGTGAGTCAGACTCTGAATTTGAATCTGATGTTTCAACTGCAGTTGTAAGCAATACTAAGGTTGTGCATGATGACAACAATGACAACATTATTTTTCCAATATCGGAGTCTCTTACCCAGGAAAGTAGTACACGTGATGATATGCTCTATTCCAACTCTTCAGCCCCACTcccaaaaaaatccaaaatagtcaacaacaaaaaacaaaaaaaagcaagtttACCACTTTGGAAAAAGGTTACACTAGATAATGATTTGATTGGTGATATTGCTTTTCAAGAGGTACCTATTGAACCTATTCCGGACGAAACTACTACTCCAtacgaatattttaaaatgtttgttgatGACAATCTTATAGACATTATTGCTGAACAATCTAGTTTATATAGTTGCCAGTCATCAGGTACAAATATTTCTGTCACATCGAATGAAATAGAGtcttttattggtgttttttttCGTATGGGTCTTGTAAAACTACCATCTGTGAGATCTTATTGGGAAACCTTTATGAATTATGATGGAGTAAGTTCAATATTATCAAGGAATAGATTTCTTTCTATCCTCCGCTATTTACACTTTGTTGACAATCTAAACGTAACAGATGAAGTAAAGAAAAATGATCGGGCTTGGAAATTAAGACCTTGGTTGGAAAAACTGCGagaaaatttcttaaaagtttctCATGAGGAAAATCAATCAGTTGATGAGATAATGGTTCCCTTCAAAGGAAGGTCATTTTTGAAGCAATACCTTCCGAAAAAACCCAATAAATGGGGGTTCAAACTTTGGGCTAGATGTGGTGTCAGTGGGTATTTGTATGACTTTGATTTATATCAaggaaaagaaataaaaaagaaagatgaaGTTTCTCCTCATGGTGTCGGGGCATCTGTTGTAATTAAAATGACCTCAACTTTGCCagaaaatcataattttaaaatatttgctgaCAATTACTTTTCTTCATTGCCTTTGCTAGATGAGCTAAAAAAGCGTAGAATATGGTATGTTGGAACAGCTCGCCTTAAGCGCCTTAACAAATGCCCATTCACTtctgaaaaagaattaaaaaatcaagGGCGTGGATCGTTTGACTATCGTACTGACATCAAATCTAATCTAATCTAA